The Misgurnus anguillicaudatus chromosome 23, ASM2758022v2, whole genome shotgun sequence sequence GCACCTTTCCGTCCTTGGAAGACCGTTGAGATAAACGGGCCTACCCCAACATCAGAAGCATCCACCTCAACGATAAACTGCGCAGCAGGATCTGGAATAGAGAGAATAGGAGCAGAGATAAATCTGGACTTTAAATTATCTAAGGCCTCCTGAGCCCTCTCATTCCATTCAAATTTTACTTTGGTTGAGGTGAGATCCGTAAGTGGCTGAGCGACCTGGCTGTAGTTTTGGATGAATCGCCGGTAAAAATGGGTGAACCCCAAGAAACGTAACAGCTCCTTATGGCAATGGGGACAGGCCATTGAGCAACTGCTATAATCTTGACTGGGTCAGGACGTATCTCACCAGCGGCTATCACAAAACCCAGGAACGAAAATGACCTCTTGTGGaactcgcacttctccgccttaacaaataACTGGTTCTCCAGAAGCCTCTGAAGGACTCTGCGAACGTGCCGAGTGTGTTCCTGCATAGAGGGAGAAAAGTTGAGAATATCATCTAAATACATAAAGACAAATTTGTCAATCATGTCTCTCAACACGTCGTTAACCAGAGCCTGAGCCCGAACGGCCGaacgcagtactcaaagtgTCCAGAGGGGGTGTTAAACGCTGTCTTCCATTCATCGCCCCCTCTTATGCGCACCAAATGATAGGCATTACGCAAATCGAGCTTGGTAAAGAACTGTGCTCCCTGTAAAAGCTCAAAAGCAGTAGACATTAAAGGCAGGGGGTacctattcttaacagtaatgtcataaAGACCTCTGTAATCAATACAGGGACGAAGGGAGCCGTCCTTctttttaacaaagaaaaacccTGCCCCAGTGGGTGAGGTGGAGGGACGGATGAGACCAGCACGTAAAGCATCATTAATATATTGGTTTATTGCCTCTATTTCTGGACCGGAAAGAGAATAAAGTCTGCCTTTAGGCGAAGAAGTACCTGGGAGGAGATCGATGGCACAATCATAAGGCCGGTGAGGAGGAAGGGAGGTGGCCCGGGCTTTACTGAAGACCTGGCCGATGTCTGCATATACCGCCGGGACTCCCATCAAATCGGAGAGAAGACACAGAAAGAGAAGCCGCAGAACCCAAACACGAAACATGACAAGACTGAGACTGACACCAAGATAACACTACACTACGTtgccaatcaacgtgaggatTGTGCTGCGCCAACCACGCATGTCCCAAAATGATGGGAGAGATAGAAGCATGCAGAAGATGCAGCACAATCTTCTCACGATGATTACCAGAAATGAACAAACTCACAGGAGATGTGCAATGTGTGATCTGTGCCATCTGCTGCCCTCGGAGAGACCAAACATCAAGTGGCAACTGGAGTGGAACAACAGGAAGACCCCAAGCAAGGGCCAGTTCTTCGTCAATAGTTTCCCTCAGCACCGGAGTCTAGAAGAGCGACGGTGGAATGATCCTGCCCGGCGTAGGACAATCTCACTGGTAGTTGTGTGCACATAGTCGGGGAGAATTTGGAAACATTGGCGCCCACCAGGACTCCCGTCCTCACTGATGGGCGGACCCTTTTACCGGACAGGTTCTGGCTATCTGCCCGGACTTCCCACAATAGAGACAAAGATTATTACGGAGTCgtcgatctctctctctctctctctgacagACGAAGACCCCAACTTGCATGGGTTCAGACTCGACGAAGGCAGAACTGGAAACGGCCTCTGAACAAATAGGATGAGAGGGAATGGTGCGTTGACGAAGAGAGCGTCGTTGATTACGGAGTAGCCTCCGTGCTTCAACTCTGAGAGCTAGATCGATAATACCCTCCAGTGAATGGGGAAGCTCGTGCGTAGCGATCTTGTCTTGAATACCATCAGCCAATCCATCTTGGGCATCCCAGACAGCAGTCTCCCAGTCGCGGGCCTTGCCAACCAGGCGCGTAATGACGTAAGCCACCCGAGTGCATTCTGAGGCATAACGGCGGGGCTGGAGAGCaaaatggtaaatggtaaatggactgcatttatatagcgcttttaacagacctatggccatccaaagcgctttacaattagcctcacattcacccattcacgcgcacattcatacaccgacggcggtgtcagccatgcaaggcggtgtcagccatgcaaggcgccagccagctcgtcgggagcaactggggttaagtgtcttgctcaaggacacttggtccggtggagccggggattgaaccaccaaccttccggtttgtagacaacctacatgaaccactgagccactgccgccccgGCAAAAATGAGTGAGCATTGGGACAGAAAAGCCCGGCAGGAAGACGGATCACCGTCATAAGGTGGTGGATAGCATACGGTAGCATAGATGAAGTGGTATCACGACGGACCTGATCGAGACGAGAGTAAAGCTCCGCCACCCGTGCAGTAAGATCGTCCACCTCCTGGGCAGTGGATGTAAGCTGAGCAGTGTGTTGCCCCAACCAGGAACCTTGCTGTGCGAGCGGCGTCTTCAGTGAATTATCCTCCGTGGAATCCATTCTTGGTGAGTTTGTCCTGTTAGGAACGACAAAGGACAGATAGATTCCAATGCAGAAGTATTTATTGAATATCACAGATAGAGATAAATGACTTCAGCCACCAGATGAGAAATGTTCACAGAGAGAGATAAATGACTTCAGCCACCAGATGAGAAATGTTCACAGAGAGAGATAAATGACTTCAGCCACCAGATGAGGACGTTCCACTTTAGCCACCAGATGAGGATGTTCCACTTTAGCCACCAGATGAGGATATCCCCGGCAATTAAGGCACGGGGTGAAATCCGTAGACCGCTTCCGTGAGCGTCGCGTCACAGAAGCAACTTGGACAGAGTGACAGTCTGTGATGTAAATACACCGTGGAAATTTAACCAGCTGTGCTGGACCACGGCAACCAACTCCAAAGGACACACTGGGCACAGTCTGCGACGTAGATATGCCGTGAAAATTTAACCAGCAGTGCTGGACCACGGCAGCCAACCTCAATAGACATGCTGGACAGCGCTATAGGCAGCAACGCAGCTGGAGCTgcgacagagagagagagagagagcagaatTAATGGGAAGCCCAGGCAACGGACAAATGGTGGAGAGAACCCCTGAGCTCCTAGTCCACTCGATGGAGAGCTGGTGGCAAAAATAGTTAATCCACAAAGTAGACAATGTCTTAGATGAAATACAGATAATGCAGGCAAAGTCTTAGGAGCAAAACAGAATAATCCTCAATGTTGGCAAAGTCTATGGAAAAATCAAATAGTCCTTTAATGCTGGTGAATGTTTCAGGCTGGAAACTGGAAAACAGCAGACAGCACAGAAAAATGCTTTCTGACAAAAACCGGAAAACTAGCATCAGTGGAGAAGACTAAGTATGATACTTGCATGTCTTGCCCATTAAAAGAAAGTGTCCTGATGTAGTTTGGTGAGGCTTCCGTTGATCTTGGCTGAAAGGATTGATGAGAGAGAAACCAGCTTGATGCAGATGATCCTTGGAAAAATGAAAAGACAAGGCCAAGGCCTGGCACAAACTTAGAGGTACGCTGGAAACGTCTAGTTTCGTATCCTCATTCTGATGAGAGTCCTGAAAGAACTCAAATGTATCCAGAAAGAAAAACTTAAGAGATGTGTGtgctccacacacacacaactcagaTTAGAACTCAGATAACAACTCCCACTTCAGAACTCCATCTCGCATAAGAAGACCTCAGAAATCAACTCAGAACACCCGGTGTGTTCTTAGCTGGGGGTTTTTAAGCTGTGAAGAATGCATATTATCATTCAGGATATCAAAAATGGATCACATAGATACCAAACAAGGACTAGATATGATTTAGATTAAGTAAGTTATACTAAACCTTCATTTAAACTTGTTTGGGTtaatatactaatataacataaacaacaagaacataatccatgatgagaTTAGAAGTAGTTCATTAAGACATTTCCATGATACATTTATAAGTGAATACATGCATGACTAAATAGAAAGTTTCTTTGTCTGTCCCAAAATCTCCCACATTCTTTTGTGGTCGTAAAACCTTAATCTGGATGTGTTGCCATAGTCACGAGAGATCTGTTCTGTTTTGAAGTGTTAAAGCAGTTGGGGGTAGTGTTATGGACCCCTGGGCTTAGCCTGCTTTTTGAGTGAGGGTCTGCACTtatatttatgaaatataagAAGTTTTTGTGTTTCTGATCTGGCTCAGTTGTTACATAAACCATTACCGTATGAATAGAGCTTAAAAGTGAAAAGagaattttaatgttttatgatGTTTCTTTTAGATGAGAAGAGTGAATCATGTTCTGATGGAGAaacgtcctcaacatcaaaagagcgacggacagcacaaactctttcctgcatcacctgtggaaagacattcagctcacagagacatttaaagagacatgagagaaaacacacagaacagaaactcttcaccagatctgagatcagctttactaccttacaaaagaagaaacttcattcagaagagCACGCAGACAAGAAGTCGTCAAAATTCTTATCTCATCAGAAACGCCACATGAGGACAAACAGTGATGAAAAGCCTAACCactgcagcagcaaacaaagtCGTCCTGTTCATAAGAGAATTCACACAGAAGAAAAACCATACaagtgtcctcactgtgagaagagattCAGACATAAAAAACTCATGAGGAAACACATGCGTTTACACACCAGTgagagaccgtatcagtgcagtCAATGTGACAAATGTTTCAACTCCAAAGACAATCTTGTtgttcatcagagagttcacactggagagaaacctcatcactgtagtgtttgtgggaagagttttaataaacatgaccatttagtgtcacaccagagaactcatacaggtgaaagaccttacaaatgctctcagtgtgggAATATGTTTACTCAGTCAAGTCACTTAAAAAcccatgagagagttcacactggagagaaaccttacgtctgctctcactgtggaaagagcttctctgATTTATCTCATATGAGaatccatcagagagttcacacgggagagaaaccttatcactgtaatgtttgtgggaagagttttaatcGACATTACAATTTAGTTTCACatcagagaactcatacaggtgaaagaccttacaaatgctctcagtgtgagaagacgtttACTCAGTCAAGTAACTTAAAAAcccatgagagagttcacagTGGacagaaaccttacgtctgctctcaaTGTGAGAAGAGCTTCACTGATTTATCTCATTTGAGAatccatgagagagttcacactggagagaaaccttacgtctgctctcacTGTGGTAAGAGCTTCACTGATTCAGGTTCAATGAGAAAACATctgagagttcacactggagagaaacctcatcactgcagtgtttgtgggaagaatTTTAGTCTACATAGCCATTTAGTGtcacaccagagaactcatacaggtgaaagacctttcaaatgctctcagtgtgagaagacgtttGCTCATTCAGGTTCCTTGAAAGTCCATGAGAGaagtcacactggagagaaaccttacgtctgctctcagtgtggaaagagcttctctgatccaagttttgttaaaattcatcagagagttcacactggagagaaaccttattactgtaatgtttgtgggaagagtttcagTCGTCCAGGCAGTTTAGTGtcacaccagagaactcatacaggtgagaaaccttacaaatgctctcactgTGAGAAGACTTTTGCTCGGTTATATTCCTTAAAAGTCCAcaagagaattcacactggagagaaaccttacgccTGCTCTCACTGTGAAAAGAGCTTCTCTGATTTAGGTTCTATGAGAATTCATGAGAgaactcacactggagagaaaccttattactgtaatgtttgtgaGAAGACTTTTTATCAACATAGACAATTAGTTGtacaccagagaactcatacaggtgaaaaaccttacaaatgctctcagtgtgggAAGACGTTTGCTCGATTAAGTCACTTACAAACCCacgagagagttcacactggagagaaacctcatgtCTGCTCTtactgtggaaagagcttcactACTTCAAGTGCTTTTAcagttcatcagagagttcacactggagaaaaaccttacgtctgctctcaatgtggaaagagcttctctaCTTCAAGTGCTTTTAAAGTTCATCAGAGATTTCACattggagagaaacctcatcactgtaatgtttgtgggaagagtttcagTGGACATGGCGGTTTAGTGTCACACCAGAGAACTcacacaggtgaaaaaccttacaaatgctctcattgTGAGATGACTTTTGCTCGGTTATTTACCTTAACAGTCCATGAGAGaagtcacactggagagaaaccttacgccTGCTCTCACTGTGAAAAGAGCTTCACTACTTTAACTCATTTGAGAGTCcatgagagaattcacactggagagaaaccttacatgtgctctcaatgtggaaagagctttATTAGAAGATATCATTTGAGAAATcatgagaga is a genomic window containing:
- the LOC141348972 gene encoding uncharacterized protein, translating into MDVIFCKSEETDEGLQDDESTDQTSTESLDSVCNAGEQQQILQNKLKMCSVKLIDFRNLMMKIKTEPTEIKTEPTEIKTEAIEIITEATEIKTELTEVTLGLKTEPTADEDHADEDEDNDDFIPSDEKSESCSDGETSSTSKERRTAQTLSCITCGKTFSSQRHLKRHERKHTEQKLFTRSEISFTTLQKKKLHSEEHADKKSSKFLSHQKRHMRTNSDEKPNHCSSKQSRPVHKRIHTEEKPYKCPHCEKRFRHKKLMRKHMRLHTSERPYQCSQCDKCFNSKDNLVVHQRVHTGEKPHHCSVCGKSFNKHDHLVSHQRTHTGERPYKCSQCGNMFTQSSHLKTHERVHTGEKPYVCSHCGKSFSDLSHMRIHQRVHTGEKPYHCNVCGKSFNRHYNLVSHQRTHTGERPYKCSQCEKTFTQSSNLKTHERVHSGQKPYVCSQCEKSFTDLSHLRIHERVHTGEKPYVCSHCGKSFTDSGSMRKHLRVHTGEKPHHCSVCGKNFSLHSHLVSHQRTHTGERPFKCSQCEKTFAHSGSLKVHERSHTGEKPYVCSQCGKSFSDPSFVKIHQRVHTGEKPYYCNVCGKSFSRPGSLVSHQRTHTGEKPYKCSHCEKTFARLYSLKVHKRIHTGEKPYACSHCEKSFSDLGSMRIHERTHTGEKPYYCNVCEKTFYQHRQLVVHQRTHTGEKPYKCSQCGKTFARLSHLQTHERVHTGEKPHVCSYCGKSFTTSSAFTVHQRVHTGEKPYVCSQCGKSFSTSSAFKVHQRFHIGEKPHHCNVCGKSFSGHGGLVSHQRTHTGEKPYKCSHCEMTFARLFTLTVHERSHTGEKPYACSHCEKSFTTLTHLRVHERIHTGEKPYMCSQCGKSFIRRYHLRNHERIHTGEKPYHCSVCGKSFTRSHHLVSHQKTHKS